In a genomic window of Colius striatus isolate bColStr4 chromosome 2, bColStr4.1.hap1, whole genome shotgun sequence:
- the CTSB gene encoding cathepsin B, whose translation MWPLVSILCVLVAFANARSIPYYPPLSSDLVNHINKLNTTWKAGHNFHNTDMSYVKKLCGTFLGGPKLPERVDFAADMELPDNFDSRTQWPNCPTINEIRDQGSCGSCWAFGAVEAISDRICVHTNAKVSVEVSAEDLLSCCGFECGMGCNGGYPSGAWRYWTERGLVSGGLYDSHVGCRPYSIPPCEHHVNGSRPPCTGEGGDTPRCSRHCEPGYTPSYKEDKHYGITSYGVPRSEKEIMAEIYKNGPVEGAFIVYEDFLMYKSGVYQHVSGEQVGGHAIRLLGWGVDNGTPYWLAANSWNTDWGDNGFFKILRGEDHCGIESEIVAGIPRTEQYWRKV comes from the exons ATGTGGCCGTTGGTGTCCATCCTGTGTGTCTTGGTGGCCTTTGCTAATGCTCGCAGCATTCCTTATTACCCACCTCTTTCCAGTGACTTGGTCAACCACATCAACAAGCTCAACACCACCTGGAAG GCAGGGCACAACTTCCACAACACTGACATGAGCTATGTGAAGAAGCTCTGTGGCACCTTCCTGGGTGGGCCCAAGCTCCCCGAGAG GGTGGATTTTGCTGCAGACATGGAGCTGCCTGATAACTTCGACTCACGGACGCAGTGGCCTAACTGTCCCACCATCAATGAGATAAGAGACCAGGGCTCCTGTGGCTCTTGCTGG GCTTTTGGTGCCGTTGAAGCGATATCAGACAGGATCTGCGTTCACACCAACGCCAAGGTGAGCGTGGAGGTGTCGGCGGAGGATCTGCTGTCCTGCTGCGGTTTCGAATGTGGCATGGG GTGCAATGGGGGTTACCCTTCCGGAGCATGGAGGTACTGGACAGAGAGGGGCCTTGTGTCTGGGGGTCTCTACGATTCCCATGTGG GCTGCCGTCCCTACTCCATTCCCCCCTGCGAGCACCACGTCAATGGCTCCCGGCCACCCTGcacaggggaagggggagaCACCCCCCGGTGCAGCCGCCACTGCGAGCCTGGCTACACGCCCTCGTACAAGGAGGACAAGCACTATG GTATCACATCCTACGGTGTCCCTCGCAGTGAGAAGGAAATCATGGCTGAGATCTACAAGAATGGCCCAGTGGAAGGAGCCTTCATTGTCTATGAGGACTTCCTGATGTACAAGTCTG GAGTGTACCAGCATGTGTCAGGGGAGCAGGTGGGAGGCCACGCCATCcggctgctgggctggggtgTGGACAATGGCACACCATACTGGCTGGCTGCCAACTCCTGGAACACCGACTGGGGTGACAACG GCTTCTTCAAAATCCTACGAGGAGAGGACCACTGTGGCATCGAGTCTGAGATCGTGGCTGGCATCCCCAGGACGGAGCAGTACTGGAGGAAGGTGTAA